The genomic interval AGGAAAGCATTGGACGAATGTTGATTATGATTATTATCAGAGCATCAGAACAGAAAGTCAAATGACACTCATTGATTTTGCCAGTCCCATGTGATACGCTTCGGGCTTCAGCCCGGAGTAGTTAACTGGGAGATAGATTAAACCTTCCTCCTTTTCAAAAATTTTGGGTTGATTTTGACAAGTGGGATCACCGAAAAGCCGTATTTTGATATTTTTGATATAGATCAGATCATGTTGTATCAAAAAAACTCAAAATCGGCGATGGTCAACTATTTATATTGGAAACGCAATTGTTGGTGAAAATGAAAACATGGATAGAGTTACTGCTCGTTATCGCTGTTGCCATTGCTTCAGTTGCTGCTGGTCTTATTGCATTTATATATGTAGGTCTTACTTCGCCGCCAGAACCCTTACACTTTGTGATTTTTAACGACGATAATCAAACCCATTCCGTGAAAGTTGAGATTTATGACTCAAAAAAACAAATATTCAATGAAAGTTACCTCGGGGAGCCTGAAAAAATCAGGGAATCGAGTTCCATAACGAATAAGAGCGGAGAATATCTTTTCAAAGTGGCGGTAAACCGCAATCTGAGCGCCGAGAAAACGATAGAGGTAAAAAGGAATTTTGTTGGCGTGGCAATCGTTCTTTATCGGGAAGAGAATAAACTTCTGATAGATATAGAGCCGGGTTACGCTCCATAATCTCCTCCTCCCAGGCAAAACGATTTTAAAAGATAGCGCTTTTCCTTATGGAATGAAAGAGTTCATATTTAATTGTCATACCCATGTTGGAGATGCATTCATCGTGCTGGGCAAAAAAAGGTGGACAGTCGAGGAACTTGTTGCCCCCCCAGGCGGGCTAAAACACAGATTGCTAAGAAAAGCATCAGAGAGTGATATAACGGGCGGAATGGAGCAGGCCGTTTCAATAATGAAAAAGTGCGGTACCACTCACTTCTGCGATTTCAGAGAGGGGGGCGTGGAGGGGGTAAAGCAGTTGAGAGAAGTTGCGAAAGGCATAAACGCAATAGTGCTTGGAAGGCCTCTAGAGCTGAATTATGATAAGAAAGAAATGAACGAAATACTTAAGGTTGCAGATGGCGTAGGATTGAGCAGCATATCAGACTGGGAATACGAGGAGTTAAAGAAGGTGGCAGGACATGCCAATA from Candidatus Thermoplasmatota archaeon carries:
- a CDS encoding amidohydrolase family protein; translation: MKEFIFNCHTHVGDAFIVLGKKRWTVEELVAPPGGLKHRLLRKASESDITGGMEQAVSIMKKCGTTHFCDFREGGVEGVKQLREVAKGINAIVLGRPLELNYDKKEMNEILKVADGVGLSSISDWEYEELKKVAGHANKKKKLFAIHASEALREDINAILELKPSFLVHMSSASSDDLELVADASVPVVVCPRSNAFFGIRPDIEGMIKYGIPLLLGTDNAMITPPDITEEMKYLLKNFNVAKSQALEMINTNPRKYLNVSPSIQQSDGRSV